Proteins from a genomic interval of Desulfurobacterium sp. TC5-1:
- the argJ gene encoding bifunctional glutamate N-acetyltransferase/amino-acid acetyltransferase ArgJ: MKGIADVKGFLCGTGKGNIKNTLKPSNKKDILVIVSEKPATAAAVFTTNDVKAAPVKLSQKLVKAYEKVHGIVANSGNANACTGERGMKDAETMAKICQNLTGKSPFLVASTGVIGEFLPMDRMEKGIEEAVENLGKATSKEAAQAIMTTDTFPKTAFFEGKGFTIGGIAKGAGMIDPAMATMLSFIATDAEIDKKLLEKALREANEISFNAITVDGDMSTNDTVFFLANGTSGKRITEENYGEFLDGLKEVMKSLAYQIVKDGEGATKVVRIKVIGARTKEEARKVARKIALSPLVKTAVFGCDPNWGRIIAAAGSAGVKLVEEKTELKIGGYLLFKGTKTDYDETVVHKYMKKSEEIVIEVNLNLGSAFFEYLTCDFSYEYVKINAEYRT, translated from the coding sequence GTGAAAGGAATAGCTGATGTAAAAGGCTTTTTATGTGGAACTGGAAAGGGCAACATAAAGAACACCCTCAAACCATCAAATAAAAAAGATATTCTGGTGATAGTTTCCGAAAAACCGGCAACGGCAGCGGCGGTCTTTACAACAAACGATGTTAAGGCTGCACCGGTTAAACTGTCTCAAAAATTGGTTAAAGCCTATGAAAAAGTCCACGGTATCGTTGCAAACAGCGGAAATGCAAATGCCTGCACTGGCGAAAGGGGAATGAAAGACGCTGAAACAATGGCAAAAATCTGCCAGAACCTTACGGGAAAATCACCGTTTTTAGTCGCATCAACAGGTGTAATAGGCGAATTTCTACCAATGGACAGAATGGAAAAAGGGATAGAAGAAGCGGTAGAAAACTTGGGAAAGGCAACCTCTAAAGAGGCTGCCCAGGCTATAATGACAACCGATACATTCCCGAAAACCGCCTTCTTTGAAGGAAAAGGTTTTACCATCGGCGGAATAGCAAAAGGGGCAGGTATGATAGACCCTGCAATGGCAACGATGCTTTCGTTCATCGCTACAGACGCAGAGATAGACAAAAAATTGCTTGAAAAAGCGTTAAGAGAGGCAAACGAAATAAGCTTTAACGCAATAACCGTTGATGGTGACATGAGCACCAACGATACTGTATTCTTCCTTGCAAACGGTACATCAGGAAAGAGAATAACGGAAGAAAATTACGGCGAATTTTTAGATGGTTTGAAAGAAGTGATGAAATCCCTTGCCTACCAGATTGTAAAAGACGGAGAAGGCGCAACAAAAGTGGTGAGGATTAAAGTCATCGGTGCAAGGACAAAAGAAGAAGCAAGGAAAGTGGCAAGGAAAATTGCCCTTTCACCTTTAGTAAAAACGGCTGTTTTTGGCTGCGACCCTAACTGGGGAAGAATCATAGCAGCAGCCGGCAGCGCAGGCGTAAAATTAGTGGAAGAGAAAACCGAACTTAAAATCGGCGGTTACCTCCTCTTTAAAGGGACAAAGACAGACTACGACGAAACCGTCGTGCATAAGTACATGAAAAAAAGTGAAGAGATTGTGATAGAAGTTAACCTTAACCTTGGCAGCGCATTTTTTGAATACTTAACCTGCGACTTTAGCTATGAATATGTGAAAATAAACGCTGAATACAGGACTTAA
- a CDS encoding SLC13 family permease yields the protein MNKLFKIAKEEWIFFVALTATVLSSLFFKILPKLTIRDFKILVILFNFLVITKGLEKSRLFVKVASFFEKGNPFLKLTILSGGLSMFVTNDVALFTVVPLTLSLSIPEEKIMLLVILEALSVNGASALTPFGNPQNIFIYYYYHLHPAVFMGAILPFFIFSFSIIVGLALFFGRKNINITEREHEEEINRTKAIVYSAFFIIFIGVIFHIFPIEVSIIPPLYALIKDKNILKEVDYFLLLTFLAFFGFTSNISSILKFSLMNPQRTMIYSAFLSQIISNVPAALLLAKFTKLWKSLLIGVNIGGFGTLVGSLANLIAFKLFKNKFDNLAGKYLLIFHLASFFLFFASLTFSLIIM from the coding sequence ATGAATAAATTATTCAAAATTGCAAAAGAGGAATGGATCTTTTTCGTGGCTCTAACAGCCACTGTTCTGTCTTCACTCTTTTTTAAAATACTACCGAAACTCACAATTAGAGATTTTAAAATACTTGTCATTCTGTTCAACTTTCTTGTAATTACAAAAGGCCTTGAGAAAAGCCGTTTATTTGTAAAAGTTGCATCCTTTTTTGAAAAAGGAAATCCATTTCTGAAGCTCACAATTCTGTCCGGTGGGCTATCTATGTTCGTAACAAACGACGTGGCACTTTTTACGGTTGTTCCCCTCACTTTATCTCTCTCCATACCTGAAGAAAAAATAATGCTGCTTGTTATATTGGAAGCCCTGTCTGTTAACGGAGCATCTGCTCTAACCCCGTTCGGCAACCCTCAAAACATTTTCATTTATTACTACTACCACTTACATCCTGCAGTCTTTATGGGGGCAATCCTTCCGTTTTTCATTTTCTCTTTTTCAATCATAGTAGGACTTGCGCTCTTTTTTGGCAGAAAGAACATTAACATAACAGAGAGAGAGCACGAAGAAGAAATAAACAGAACGAAAGCTATCGTATATAGTGCCTTCTTTATCATATTCATCGGCGTAATATTTCACATATTCCCTATAGAAGTAAGCATAATTCCGCCTCTTTACGCCCTAATCAAAGACAAAAACATACTCAAAGAGGTTGATTATTTTCTGCTGCTTACATTTTTAGCTTTCTTCGGTTTTACATCAAACATTAGTTCAATACTAAAATTTTCCCTTATGAATCCCCAAAGAACAATGATTTACAGTGCCTTTTTAAGCCAGATAATAAGCAATGTACCGGCCGCACTACTGCTTGCCAAATTTACGAAACTGTGGAAAAGCCTTTTAATAGGTGTTAATATAGGTGGATTTGGAACGCTTGTAGGTTCACTTGCAAATCTAATAGCTTTCAAATTATTTAAAAATAAGTTTGATAATTTAGCGGGAAAATACCTCTTAATATTCCACCTGGCCAGCTTTTTTCTGTTTTTCGCATCTCTAACCTTTTCACTGATAATAATGTGA
- a CDS encoding type III pantothenate kinase, producing MVALIDAGNSFVKVVFWNGKTFENAIQIPTGEVRKFFPVKGESAVISSVVPSLNETFKKAFKKTTFVNARIPLPVKIDYKNPERLGADRIALACGILDYENSGIVVSAGTTVVVDIVIEKTFIGGIILPGVKAIHRALNLVTEQLPEVENRFIDKLPGKSTAECIKVGTALALKGAVKEVMEKYSGLPVVFTGGYGNILKEMIGKGTYDPFLIFKGMVKIVKEK from the coding sequence ATGGTTGCCCTGATAGATGCAGGAAACAGTTTTGTAAAAGTTGTTTTCTGGAACGGCAAAACGTTTGAAAATGCAATTCAGATACCGACAGGGGAAGTCAGGAAATTTTTTCCTGTAAAAGGTGAATCGGCAGTTATCTCAAGCGTAGTTCCGTCACTTAATGAAACTTTTAAGAAAGCCTTCAAAAAAACAACTTTCGTAAACGCCCGGATACCGCTTCCTGTAAAGATAGACTACAAAAACCCTGAAAGGTTGGGCGCTGACAGAATAGCCCTCGCCTGCGGAATTTTAGACTACGAAAACAGCGGCATAGTTGTGTCTGCAGGAACAACAGTAGTTGTTGATATAGTTATTGAAAAAACTTTTATCGGCGGAATCATTCTGCCAGGAGTGAAAGCAATCCATAGGGCGCTGAATCTTGTTACAGAACAGCTTCCAGAAGTGGAAAACAGATTTATAGACAAACTCCCTGGAAAGTCAACAGCAGAATGCATAAAAGTGGGAACAGCCCTCGCACTAAAAGGTGCCGTTAAAGAGGTAATGGAAAAGTATTCAGGCTTACCGGTCGTATTTACAGGCGGCTACGGAAATATTTTAAAAGAAATGATTGGAAAAGGAACCTATGATCCGTTCCTGATTTTTAAGGGAATGGTGAAAATTGTGAAGGAAAAATAA
- a CDS encoding tRNA (guanine-N1)-methyltransferase, with protein sequence MIFKRAKEIFAERLKRAGIENVKYLRKPGRGDLFNRLAYLVATGRFKVVGKEEFGEILPGRILDSVGGVNLLFSTGSAIADAVILKSSGSFKGVSIISREDFSYPDIAVDMRFFPSLIDKEKRSLFNQLEIMFGVVKDYFTPENFYLIDSEGYCVPYLKEFFTPDVPFEICSKPLKKRIVVLDPNADETLTRDDVDEDTVLVFGGIVDHGERLKGATAEIYRGAVHRKIAYRGSILPVSDRINELTKLLCDFLTCTDSLEEVIRRNLTRQAKLRIARESVTANLKRIKDVNGVHKCLPLSFYNQLAEEFSLKDFHFRKASKHVNGFTVVKDEILDKIIKEEAVKGRKILQIEGLIDGYIVKKYP encoded by the coding sequence ATGATTTTTAAGAGAGCAAAGGAGATTTTTGCGGAGCGCTTAAAACGTGCAGGTATTGAGAATGTCAAATACTTGAGGAAGCCGGGAAGAGGCGACCTTTTTAACAGACTTGCCTACCTTGTTGCTACGGGCAGGTTTAAGGTTGTTGGAAAGGAAGAATTTGGTGAGATTCTTCCCGGTAGAATTCTTGATAGTGTTGGTGGTGTAAACCTGCTCTTTTCAACTGGTAGCGCTATAGCTGATGCAGTTATTCTAAAGTCAAGTGGTAGTTTTAAAGGTGTTTCTATCATATCAAGAGAGGATTTTTCGTATCCGGACATTGCTGTTGACATGCGATTTTTCCCTTCATTGATTGATAAGGAGAAGAGGAGTCTTTTTAATCAGCTTGAGATTATGTTCGGTGTTGTTAAAGATTACTTTACGCCTGAGAACTTTTATCTTATAGATAGTGAAGGCTACTGTGTGCCTTATCTAAAAGAGTTCTTTACGCCGGATGTTCCGTTTGAGATTTGTTCTAAACCTTTAAAAAAGCGTATTGTCGTCCTTGATCCGAATGCTGATGAGACGCTGACGCGGGACGATGTTGATGAAGATACTGTCCTTGTTTTTGGAGGTATTGTTGATCACGGTGAGCGGTTAAAAGGTGCTACCGCTGAAATTTACCGTGGGGCTGTTCATAGAAAAATTGCTTACAGAGGTTCAATACTTCCGGTTTCAGACAGAATCAACGAACTTACAAAGCTGTTGTGTGATTTTCTCACGTGCACCGATTCCCTTGAGGAGGTTATAAGACGGAATCTTACCAGACAGGCAAAGTTAAGGATTGCGAGAGAATCCGTTACCGCTAATTTAAAAAGAATTAAAGATGTAAACGGCGTTCATAAATGTTTACCGCTCTCTTTTTACAATCAACTTGCTGAGGAATTTTCCCTTAAAGATTTCCACTTTCGCAAGGCTTCAAAGCACGTAAACGGATTTACAGTCGTAAAAGATGAAATTCTTGATAAAATAATAAAAGAAGAAGCTGTAAAAGGCAGAAAAATTTTGCAGATAGAGGGTTTAATTGATGGGTATATTGTCAAGAAGTATCCTTGA
- a CDS encoding 2-isopropylmalate synthase: MEREKLYIFDTTLRDGEQTPGVNLTVDEKVQIAKQLERLGVDIIEAGFAISSPADFEAIKRIAEEVENSTVCSLARAVEADIKAAWDALKSAARPRIHTFIATSDIHLKYKLRMTREEVLKRAVDAVKMIIDISEGRAEVEFSPEDAVRTELSYLYEVLEAVIEAGAKVVNIPDTVGYAIPDEWHDRILAIKENVKNIDKAIISVHCHNDLGLATANSLLAVKAGARQVECTINGIGERAGNAAMEEIVMAIKVRKDQFPVYTDIDTTQIYRTSQLVSRLTGIIISRTKPIVGDNAFAHESGIHQHGVLAKRETYEIMKPEDIGLKESKIVLGKHSGSHAFRKKLEEMGIELSEEKLKEAFKRFKELASRKKEIFDIDIELIVEGLEEGARDKNYKLLYNQAVSGEGIIPSATVKIDTPHGEKLGLAVGNGPVDATYKAIKNALNIGDEIQLKDFKIRALTSGTDALAEVFLTIEFEGMSVSGRGVDPDIVRASALAFLEALDRLEKRKKKHH, translated from the coding sequence GTGGAACGGGAAAAACTTTACATATTTGATACTACTCTTCGGGATGGTGAACAAACCCCTGGTGTTAACCTGACGGTTGACGAAAAAGTTCAAATAGCAAAGCAACTTGAAAGGCTTGGCGTTGACATAATAGAGGCTGGATTTGCGATAAGTTCGCCTGCTGATTTTGAAGCTATTAAAAGGATAGCTGAAGAAGTGGAAAATTCAACAGTCTGTTCTCTTGCAAGGGCCGTTGAAGCGGATATAAAGGCTGCGTGGGATGCGCTTAAAAGTGCTGCAAGACCGAGGATTCACACATTTATAGCAACATCAGACATTCACCTTAAGTATAAGTTGAGAATGACAAGAGAAGAGGTTTTAAAGCGTGCTGTTGACGCTGTTAAGATGATTATTGACATAAGTGAAGGAAGAGCTGAAGTTGAATTTTCACCTGAAGATGCCGTAAGGACGGAACTGTCTTACCTCTATGAAGTTCTTGAGGCTGTTATAGAAGCGGGGGCAAAAGTTGTTAACATTCCTGATACTGTGGGATATGCTATTCCGGATGAGTGGCACGATAGAATCCTCGCCATAAAGGAGAATGTTAAGAATATAGACAAAGCCATAATAAGTGTTCACTGCCATAACGATTTGGGACTTGCCACTGCTAACTCTCTACTTGCAGTTAAGGCAGGTGCAAGGCAGGTTGAATGTACGATAAACGGCATTGGTGAAAGAGCCGGTAACGCTGCAATGGAAGAGATTGTAATGGCTATAAAAGTTAGAAAGGACCAATTTCCTGTTTATACGGACATAGATACTACACAAATTTATAGAACATCTCAGCTTGTAAGCAGGCTTACAGGAATTATCATTTCAAGAACAAAGCCTATCGTTGGTGACAACGCTTTTGCTCACGAATCCGGGATTCATCAACACGGCGTTCTTGCAAAGAGAGAGACCTATGAGATCATGAAACCTGAAGATATCGGACTTAAAGAATCTAAAATCGTTCTTGGTAAGCATTCAGGAAGTCATGCATTCAGGAAGAAGCTTGAAGAAATGGGCATAGAGCTCTCAGAGGAGAAATTAAAAGAAGCATTCAAGAGGTTTAAAGAGCTTGCTTCCAGGAAGAAAGAGATATTTGATATTGATATTGAGCTTATTGTTGAAGGTCTTGAGGAAGGAGCAAGGGACAAAAATTACAAACTTCTTTACAATCAGGCCGTGAGTGGTGAGGGTATTATTCCTTCGGCTACCGTTAAGATAGATACGCCTCACGGCGAAAAGTTAGGACTTGCAGTCGGTAACGGTCCTGTTGATGCTACTTACAAGGCGATTAAAAATGCCCTTAACATAGGTGATGAGATTCAGCTTAAAGATTTCAAGATAAGGGCTTTGACATCTGGAACAGACGCTCTTGCTGAAGTTTTCCTTACGATAGAGTTTGAAGGAATGAGCGTTAGTGGTAGAGGTGTTGACCCCGATATAGTTAGAGCTTCAGCTCTTGCTTTCCTTGAAGCACTTGACAGACTTGAAAAGAGGAAGAAAAAGCACCATTGA
- a CDS encoding carbonic anhydrase, with product MEAQETILKALIEGNSNWVNSRDKSYFEPFIECQHPVITMVNCSDARVHATIFFEDPTDKIFLITNIGNQIAPSRGSIDFGIYNLKTPILLILGHTHCGAVKAALSNYSDEPINIKNTLDHLHIPLSTVKRSDNFEKMWLEGVEKNVDYQVSEAMKMYGHIVESGKLTIIGAVYDFTNAYRKGSGRVIIRNINGENDRNHIKNHPILKNLPEKIKEKAFL from the coding sequence GTGGAAGCACAGGAAACAATTTTAAAAGCTTTGATAGAGGGAAACAGCAACTGGGTTAATTCCCGCGATAAATCCTACTTTGAACCGTTTATAGAGTGCCAGCATCCGGTAATAACAATGGTAAACTGCTCAGACGCAAGAGTCCACGCAACAATATTTTTCGAAGATCCAACAGACAAAATTTTTCTCATAACAAACATCGGCAATCAGATTGCACCATCAAGAGGTTCAATAGATTTTGGCATCTACAACCTGAAAACACCTATCCTTCTGATATTGGGACATACCCACTGCGGTGCCGTAAAGGCAGCATTAAGCAACTATTCAGACGAACCGATAAACATTAAAAACACCCTTGACCATCTCCACATACCTCTTTCAACGGTGAAAAGAAGCGATAACTTTGAAAAGATGTGGCTTGAAGGTGTTGAAAAAAACGTTGACTACCAGGTATCAGAAGCCATGAAAATGTACGGTCACATCGTAGAAAGTGGAAAGTTAACAATCATAGGTGCCGTTTATGACTTTACAAACGCATACAGAAAAGGCTCTGGCAGGGTGATTATAAGAAATATCAACGGCGAAAACGACAGAAACCACATCAAAAATCATCCAATACTTAAAAACCTACCGGAAAAGATAAAAGAAAAAGCTTTCCTGTGA
- the cysK gene encoding cysteine synthase A, with the protein MGILSRSILELIGNTPLFELTVEGVTFYAKLEMFNPGGSIKDRVALSIVEDAEKRGLLKKGKRVIEATSGNTGIGLALVCAAKGYGCTIVMPENMSEERKKILKAYGAELILTPASLGIPGAIREVERRISENSDLYFPARQFKNPANIKAHYEGTAVEILEQLGEIPGSFVAGVGTGGTLTGVGRRFKEVNPDAVIVAVEPEESAVISGSKPGIHKIQGIGAGFIPETLDMSVVSFPITVTFDEAKYYCEKLAGEFGILAGISSGANVAAVLKAFKDGKLKTPVVTVFPDTGERYLSTELFG; encoded by the coding sequence ATGGGTATATTGTCAAGAAGTATCCTTGAACTTATTGGAAATACGCCTCTTTTTGAACTTACCGTTGAAGGTGTGACCTTTTACGCAAAACTTGAAATGTTTAATCCCGGCGGCAGTATAAAGGACAGAGTTGCCCTTTCGATTGTTGAGGATGCAGAGAAAAGAGGGCTTTTAAAGAAGGGAAAGAGAGTAATAGAGGCTACAAGCGGAAACACGGGAATAGGTCTTGCCCTTGTCTGTGCTGCAAAAGGTTACGGCTGCACGATTGTTATGCCGGAAAACATGAGTGAGGAGAGAAAGAAGATACTGAAGGCTTACGGTGCTGAACTTATTTTAACGCCTGCTTCTCTTGGAATCCCCGGTGCTATTAGAGAGGTTGAAAGGCGAATATCTGAAAATTCCGATTTATACTTTCCTGCCCGGCAGTTTAAAAATCCTGCAAATATAAAAGCTCACTATGAAGGTACTGCTGTTGAGATACTGGAACAGCTTGGAGAGATTCCCGGTTCTTTTGTAGCCGGAGTCGGAACAGGCGGCACGTTAACGGGTGTTGGCAGAAGGTTTAAAGAGGTAAATCCTGATGCCGTTATTGTTGCGGTAGAACCTGAAGAATCCGCTGTTATATCCGGAAGCAAACCCGGCATCCATAAGATTCAGGGAATAGGTGCCGGTTTTATTCCTGAAACACTTGATATGTCTGTTGTTTCTTTCCCTATCACTGTAACTTTTGATGAGGCAAAGTATTACTGTGAAAAACTTGCCGGAGAGTTTGGAATACTTGCCGGTATCTCTTCCGGTGCAAATGTCGCCGCTGTTTTAAAAGCCTTTAAAGACGGAAAGCTTAAAACACCTGTTGTTACAGTTTTTCCTGATACCGGCGAGCGTTACCTTTCAACTGAACTGTTTGGATAG